Proteins encoded by one window of Taeniopygia guttata chromosome 1A, bTaeGut7.mat, whole genome shotgun sequence:
- the SLC17A8 gene encoding vesicular glutamate transporter 3 produces MLVNIRDLLKKKNKMPLKGLGSLKERFFNPGKEEVKNTISDSLGNLRRKIDGTNVEEEPLELTAEGRPVAASGRRPARCECYCCGLPKRYIIAIMSGLGFCISFGIRCNLGVAIVEMVNNNTVYVDGKPELRTAQFNWDPETVGLIHGSFFWGYIVTQIPGGFISNKLAANRVFGAAIFLTSTLNMIIPSAARVHYGCVMFVRILQGLVEGVTYPACHGMWSKWAPPLERSRLATTSFCGSYAGAVVAMPLAGVLVQYIGWSSVFYIYGMFGIVWYVFWLLHAYESPAAHPTITNEEKIYIETSIGEGASLANASKFSTPWRRFFTSMPVYAIIVANFCRSWTFYLLLISQPAYFEEVFGFAISKVGLLSAVPHMVMTIIVPIGGQLADFLRSRKILTTTTVRKVMNCGGFGMEATLLLVVGYSHTKGVAISFLVLAVGFSGFAISGFNVNHLDIAPRYASILMGISNGVGTLSGMVCPLIVGAMTKHKTREEWQNVFLIAALVHYSGVIFYAIFASGEKQEWADPENLCEEKCGIIDQDELAEETEMNNETFVSPKKTYGATSQNSEVQRREWRKQKQVTQDMEEQTSYHYENGNFQDLS; encoded by the exons ATGCTCGTTAACATAAGGGAtttactgaagaagaaaaacaaaatgcctCTCAAAGGGCTTGGTTCActgaaagaaagattttttaaCCCAGGAAAGGAAGAAGTGAAGAACACCATTAGTGACTCGCTGGGGAATCTGAGAAG GAAGATCGATGGCACCAATGTGGAGGAGGAGCCCCTGGAGCTGACGGCGGAGGGGCGGCCGGTGGCGGCGAGCGGGCGCCGGCCCGCGCGGTGCGAGTGCTACTGCTGCGGCCTGCCCAAGCGCTACATCATCGCCATCATGAGCGGCCTGGGCTTCTGCATCTCCTTCGGCATCAGGTGCAACCTGGGCGTGGCCATCGTGGAGATGGTCAACAACAACACTGTCTATGTCGATGGAAAGCCAGAGCTGAGG ACAGCCCAATTCAACTGGGATCCAGAGACTGTAGGACTCATTCATGGCTCTTTTTTCTGGGGTTACATTGTGACACAAATTCCAGGAGGGTTCATCTCAAACAAATTGGCTGCTAACAG GGTATTTGGTGCAGCTATCTTTCTAACATCTACACTGAACATGATCATCCCTTCTGCAGCAAGAGTGCATTATGGCTGTGTGATGTTTGTAAGAATTCTTCAAGGTTTGGTGGAG GGTGTCACATACCCAGCCTGCCACGGGATGTGGAGTAAGTGGGCCCCACCGCTGGAGAGAAGCAGGTTGGCTACCACTTCATTCTGTG GGTCTTACGCAGGTGCGGTGGTGGCCATGCCCCTGGCAGGTGTGCTGGTACAGTACATAGGATGGTCATCAGTCTTTTATATTTATG GAATGTTTGGGATTGTTTGGTATGTGTTTTGGCTGCTTCATGCCTATGAGAGCCCTGCTGCGCATCCAACAATAACCAATGAAGAAAAGATATATATAGAAACAAGTATAGGAGAAGGAGCCAGCCTAGCTAATGCAAGT AAATTTAGTACTCCCTGGAGGAGATTTTTCACTTCAATGCCAGTTTATGCAATCATTGTGGCAAACTTCTGCAGAAGCTGGACCTTCTATTTGCTCCTTATAAGTCAGCCTGCTTACTTTGAAGAAGTCTTTGGATTTGCAATAAGCAAG GTTGGCCTTTTGTCAGCAGTTCCTCACATGGTCATGACAATCATTGTGCCCATTGGAGGGCAACTAGCTGACTTCTTACGGAGCAGGAAGATCTTAACTACTACCACTGTAAGGAAGGTCATGAACTGTGGAG GCTTTGGGATGGAAGCAACCTTACTTTTGGTGGTTGGTTATTCTCACACAAAAGGTGTGGCTATTTCCTTTCTGGTGTTAGCAGTAGGCTTCAGCGGCTTTGCAATTTCAG GCTTCAATGTGAATCACCTGGACATAGCCCCTCGTTATGCCAGCATTCTGATGGGGATCTCCAACGGTGTGGGGACGCTATCGGGAATGGTGTGCCCACTCATTGTTGGTGCAATGACAAAACATAAG ACCCGTGAAGAATGGCAGAACGTCTTTCTGATTGCAGCCCTGGTGCATTACAGTGGTGTGATATTCTACGCTATCTTTGCTTCTGGGGAGAAGCAGGAATGGGCTGACCCCGAAAACCTCTGTGAAGAGAAATGTGGCATAATTGATCAGGATGAACTGGCCGAGGAAACAGAGATGAACAATGAAACTTTTGTAAGTCCAAAGAAAACGTATGGTGCTACCAGTCAAAATAGTGAAGTACAGAGAAGGGAATggagaaagcaaaagcaagTAACTCAAGACATGGAGGAACAGACTTCTTACCAttatgaaaatggaaattttcaaGATTTGTCTTAA